Proteins encoded in a region of the Homo sapiens chromosome 9, GRCh38.p14 Primary Assembly genome:
- the PRPF4 gene encoding U4/U6 small nuclear ribonucleoprotein Prp4 isoform 1 (isoform 1 is encoded by transcript variant 1), whose amino-acid sequence MASSRASSTQATKTKAPDDLVAPVVKKPHIYYGSLEEKERERLAKGESGILGKDGLKAGIEAGNINITSGEVFEIEEHISERQAEVLAEFERRKRARQINVSTDDSEVKACLRALGEPITLFGEGPAERRERLRNILSVVGTDALKKTKKDDEKSKKSKEEYQQTWYHEGPNSLKVARLWIANYSLPRAMKRLEEARLHKEIPETTRTSQMQELHKSLRSLNNFCSQIGDDRPISYCHFSPNSKMLATACWSGLCKLWSVPDCNLLHTLRGHNTNVGAIVFHPKSTVSLDPKDVNLASCAADGSVKLWSLDSDEPVADIEGHTVRVARVMWHPSGRFLGTTCYDRSWRLWDLEAQEEILHQEGHSMGVYDIAFHQDGSLAGTGGLDAFGRVWDLRTGRCIMFLEGHLKEIYGINFSPNGYHIATGSGDNTCKVWDLRQRRCVYTIPAHQNLVTGVKFEPIHGNFLLTGAYDNTAKIWTHPGWSPLKTLAGHEGKVMGLDISSDGQLIATCSYDRTFKLWMAE is encoded by the exons ATGGCTTCCTCGCGAGCCTCTTCCACG CAGGCAACCAAAACTAAAGCACCCGACGACTTAGTTGCTCCGGTCGTGAAGAAACCACACATCTATTATGGAAGTttggaagagaaggagagggagcgTCTGGCCAAAGGAGAGTCTGGGATTTTGGGGAAAGACGGACTTAAAGCAGGGATCGAAGCTGGAAATATTAATATAACCTCTG gaGAAGTGTTTGAAATTGAAGAGCATATCAGCGAGCGACAGGCAGAAGTATTGGCTGAGTTTGAGAGAAGGAAGCGAGCCCGGCAGATCAATGTTTCCACAGATGACTCAGAGGTCAAAGCTTGCCTTAGAGCCTTGGGGGAACCCATCACACTTTTTGGAGAGGGTCCtgctgaaagaagagaaag gttaAGAAATATCCTCTCAGTTGTCGGTACTGATGCCTTGAAAAAGACCAAAAAGGATGATGAGAAGTCTAAAAAGTCCAAAGAAGAG TATCAGCAAACCTGGTATCATGAAGGACCAAATAGCTTGAAGGTGGCAAGACTATGGATTGCTAATTATTCGTTGCCCAG GGCAATGAAACGCTTGGAAGAGGCCCGACTCCATAAGGAGATTCCTGAGACAACAAGGACCTCCCAGATGCAAGAGCTGCACAAGTCTCTCCGG tctttGAATAATTTTTGCAGTCAGATTGGGGATGATCGGCCTATCTCCTACTGTCACTTTAGTCCCAATTCCAAGATGCTGGCCACAGCTTGTTG GAGTGGGCTTTGCAAGCTCTGGTCTGTTCCTGATTGCAACCTCCTTCACACTCTTCGAG GGCATAACACAAATGTAGGAGCAATTGTATTCCATCCCAAATCCACTGTCTCCTTGGACCCAAAAGATGTCAACCTGGCCTCTTGTGCGGCTGATGGCTCTGTGAAGCTTTGGAGTCTCGACAG TGATGAACCAGTGGCAGATATTGAAGGCCATACAGTGCGTGTGGCGCGGGTAATGTGGCATCCTTCAGGACGTTTCCTGGGCACCACCTG CTATGACCGTTCATGGCGCTTATGGGATTTGGAGGCTCAAGAGGAGATCCTGCATCAGGAAGGCCATAGCATGGGTGTGTATGACATTGCCTTCCATCAAGATGGCTCTTTGGCTGGCACTGG gGGACTGGATGCATTTGGTCGAGTTTGGGACCTACGCACAGGACGTTGTATCATGTTCTTAGAAGGCCACCTGAAAGAAATCTATGGAATAAATTTCTCCCCCAATGG CTATCACATTGCAACCGGCAGTGGTGACAACACCTGCAAAGTGTGGGACCTCCGACAGCGGCGTTGCGTCTACACCATCCCTGCTCATCAGAACTTAGTGACTGGTGTCAAGTTTGAGC CTATCCATGGGAACTTCTTGCTTACTGGTGCCTATGATAACACAGCCAAGATCTGGACGCACCCAGGCTGGTCCCCGCTGAAGACTCTGGCTGGCCACGAAGGCAAAGTGATGGGCCTAGATATTTCTTCCGATGGGCAGCTCATAGCCACTTGCTCATATGACAGGACCTTCAAGCTGTGGATGGCTGAATAG
- the PRPF4 gene encoding U4/U6 small nuclear ribonucleoprotein Prp4 isoform 2 (isoform 2 is encoded by transcript variant 2): MASSRASSTATKTKAPDDLVAPVVKKPHIYYGSLEEKERERLAKGESGILGKDGLKAGIEAGNINITSGEVFEIEEHISERQAEVLAEFERRKRARQINVSTDDSEVKACLRALGEPITLFGEGPAERRERLRNILSVVGTDALKKTKKDDEKSKKSKEEYQQTWYHEGPNSLKVARLWIANYSLPRAMKRLEEARLHKEIPETTRTSQMQELHKSLRSLNNFCSQIGDDRPISYCHFSPNSKMLATACWSGLCKLWSVPDCNLLHTLRGHNTNVGAIVFHPKSTVSLDPKDVNLASCAADGSVKLWSLDSDEPVADIEGHTVRVARVMWHPSGRFLGTTCYDRSWRLWDLEAQEEILHQEGHSMGVYDIAFHQDGSLAGTGGLDAFGRVWDLRTGRCIMFLEGHLKEIYGINFSPNGYHIATGSGDNTCKVWDLRQRRCVYTIPAHQNLVTGVKFEPIHGNFLLTGAYDNTAKIWTHPGWSPLKTLAGHEGKVMGLDISSDGQLIATCSYDRTFKLWMAE, encoded by the exons ATGGCTTCCTCGCGAGCCTCTTCCACG GCAACCAAAACTAAAGCACCCGACGACTTAGTTGCTCCGGTCGTGAAGAAACCACACATCTATTATGGAAGTttggaagagaaggagagggagcgTCTGGCCAAAGGAGAGTCTGGGATTTTGGGGAAAGACGGACTTAAAGCAGGGATCGAAGCTGGAAATATTAATATAACCTCTG gaGAAGTGTTTGAAATTGAAGAGCATATCAGCGAGCGACAGGCAGAAGTATTGGCTGAGTTTGAGAGAAGGAAGCGAGCCCGGCAGATCAATGTTTCCACAGATGACTCAGAGGTCAAAGCTTGCCTTAGAGCCTTGGGGGAACCCATCACACTTTTTGGAGAGGGTCCtgctgaaagaagagaaag gttaAGAAATATCCTCTCAGTTGTCGGTACTGATGCCTTGAAAAAGACCAAAAAGGATGATGAGAAGTCTAAAAAGTCCAAAGAAGAG TATCAGCAAACCTGGTATCATGAAGGACCAAATAGCTTGAAGGTGGCAAGACTATGGATTGCTAATTATTCGTTGCCCAG GGCAATGAAACGCTTGGAAGAGGCCCGACTCCATAAGGAGATTCCTGAGACAACAAGGACCTCCCAGATGCAAGAGCTGCACAAGTCTCTCCGG tctttGAATAATTTTTGCAGTCAGATTGGGGATGATCGGCCTATCTCCTACTGTCACTTTAGTCCCAATTCCAAGATGCTGGCCACAGCTTGTTG GAGTGGGCTTTGCAAGCTCTGGTCTGTTCCTGATTGCAACCTCCTTCACACTCTTCGAG GGCATAACACAAATGTAGGAGCAATTGTATTCCATCCCAAATCCACTGTCTCCTTGGACCCAAAAGATGTCAACCTGGCCTCTTGTGCGGCTGATGGCTCTGTGAAGCTTTGGAGTCTCGACAG TGATGAACCAGTGGCAGATATTGAAGGCCATACAGTGCGTGTGGCGCGGGTAATGTGGCATCCTTCAGGACGTTTCCTGGGCACCACCTG CTATGACCGTTCATGGCGCTTATGGGATTTGGAGGCTCAAGAGGAGATCCTGCATCAGGAAGGCCATAGCATGGGTGTGTATGACATTGCCTTCCATCAAGATGGCTCTTTGGCTGGCACTGG gGGACTGGATGCATTTGGTCGAGTTTGGGACCTACGCACAGGACGTTGTATCATGTTCTTAGAAGGCCACCTGAAAGAAATCTATGGAATAAATTTCTCCCCCAATGG CTATCACATTGCAACCGGCAGTGGTGACAACACCTGCAAAGTGTGGGACCTCCGACAGCGGCGTTGCGTCTACACCATCCCTGCTCATCAGAACTTAGTGACTGGTGTCAAGTTTGAGC CTATCCATGGGAACTTCTTGCTTACTGGTGCCTATGATAACACAGCCAAGATCTGGACGCACCCAGGCTGGTCCCCGCTGAAGACTCTGGCTGGCCACGAAGGCAAAGTGATGGGCCTAGATATTTCTTCCGATGGGCAGCTCATAGCCACTTGCTCATATGACAGGACCTTCAAGCTGTGGATGGCTGAATAG
- the RNF183 gene encoding E3 ubiquitin-protein ligase RNF183 → MAEQQGRELEAECPVCWNPFNNTFHTPKMLDCCHSFCVECLAHLSLVTPARRRLLCPLCRQPTVLASGQPVTDLPTDTAMLALLRLEPHHVILEGHQLCLKDQPKSRYFLRQPQVYTLDLGPQPGGQTGPPPDTASATVSTPILIPSHHSLRECFRNPQFRIFAYLMAVILSVTLLLIFSIFWTKQFLWGVG, encoded by the coding sequence ATGGCTGAGCAGCAGGGCCGGGAGCTTGAGGCTGAGTGCCCCGTCTGCTGGAACCCCTTCAACAACACGTTCCATacccccaaaatgctggattgCTGCCACTCCTTCTGCGTGGAATGtctggcccacctcagccttgtgaCTCCAGCCCGGCGCCGCCTGCTGTGCCCACTCTGTCGCCAGCCCACAGTGCTGGCCTCAGGGCAGCCTGTCACTGACTTGCCCACGGACACTGCCATGCTCGCCCTGCTCCGCCTGGAGCCCCACCATGTCATCCTGGAAGGCCATCAGCTGTGCCTCAAGGACCAGCCCAAGAGCCGCTACTTCCTGCGCCAGCCTCAAGTCTACACGCTGGACCTTGGCCCCCAGCCTGGGGGCCAGACTGGGCCGCCCCCAGACACGGCCTCTGCCACCGTGTCTACGCCCATCCTCATCCCCAGCCACCACTCTTTGAGGGAGTGTTTCCGCAACCCTCAGTTCCGCATCTTTGCCTACCTGATGGCCGTCATCCtcagtgtcactctgttgctcatATTCTCCATCTTTTGGACCAAGCAGTTCCTTTGGGGTGTGGGGTGA
- the PRPF4 gene encoding U4/U6 small nuclear ribonucleoprotein Prp4 isoform 3 (isoform 3 is encoded by transcript variant 4) produces the protein MLSFVFDRSGLCKLWSVPDCNLLHTLRGHNTNVGAIVFHPKSTVSLDPKDVNLASCAADGSVKLWSLDSDEPVADIEGHTVRVARVMWHPSGRFLGTTCYDRSWRLWDLEAQEEILHQEGHSMGVYDIAFHQDGSLAGTGGLDAFGRVWDLRTGRCIMFLEGHLKEIYGINFSPNGYHIATGSGDNTCKVWDLRQRRCVYTIPAHQNLVTGVKFEPIHGNFLLTGAYDNTAKIWTHPGWSPLKTLAGHEGKVMGLDISSDGQLIATCSYDRTFKLWMAE, from the exons ATGCTTTCCTTTGTATTTGATAGGAGTGGGCTTTGCAAGCTCTGGTCTGTTCCTGATTGCAACCTCCTTCACACTCTTCGAG GGCATAACACAAATGTAGGAGCAATTGTATTCCATCCCAAATCCACTGTCTCCTTGGACCCAAAAGATGTCAACCTGGCCTCTTGTGCGGCTGATGGCTCTGTGAAGCTTTGGAGTCTCGACAG TGATGAACCAGTGGCAGATATTGAAGGCCATACAGTGCGTGTGGCGCGGGTAATGTGGCATCCTTCAGGACGTTTCCTGGGCACCACCTG CTATGACCGTTCATGGCGCTTATGGGATTTGGAGGCTCAAGAGGAGATCCTGCATCAGGAAGGCCATAGCATGGGTGTGTATGACATTGCCTTCCATCAAGATGGCTCTTTGGCTGGCACTGG gGGACTGGATGCATTTGGTCGAGTTTGGGACCTACGCACAGGACGTTGTATCATGTTCTTAGAAGGCCACCTGAAAGAAATCTATGGAATAAATTTCTCCCCCAATGG CTATCACATTGCAACCGGCAGTGGTGACAACACCTGCAAAGTGTGGGACCTCCGACAGCGGCGTTGCGTCTACACCATCCCTGCTCATCAGAACTTAGTGACTGGTGTCAAGTTTGAGC CTATCCATGGGAACTTCTTGCTTACTGGTGCCTATGATAACACAGCCAAGATCTGGACGCACCCAGGCTGGTCCCCGCTGAAGACTCTGGCTGGCCACGAAGGCAAAGTGATGGGCCTAGATATTTCTTCCGATGGGCAGCTCATAGCCACTTGCTCATATGACAGGACCTTCAAGCTGTGGATGGCTGAATAG